The Oryza glaberrima chromosome 5, OglaRS2, whole genome shotgun sequence DNA segment CACAAGAAGcaacaacatttttttagataatggattaaaaacccagcctctacatccaaaaGGATGTACACAGCCTAATAAGCAACAACATACATGGGTTTTCCATCGAGGGAGGCTATCTCAAAAGCAAAATACATAACCAGTTTGCCTTAAACAGTTGCCAACAACATGAACCCATCTTAATAAAATTAATAGTGTGAAACTTTATTATCTTCGAGGATTTCATCGCAACAACCAAAGCAGCGAGTCTCCCTCAGCCGCCTAGAAGCAGTTGATTTAGTGAGACGATGATGTTGATGATGATCCCTGCGCAAAACAATTACAAATCCGTTACTTCTCTGATTTAAAGACACAGGATCAGGTTATCACTACAGACTGGGCATTGGACATTGTCAAGCAGTGAAGCAGGCATTGCTAGCAGAAGTCAAAGATAAAGGCCCTATCGATAATCAATATGCTTGGGCATTTCACATGTCAAACCAAGCAGAACATCACTACAGTTCAGGATTACCTCATCTGATCCATTTGGTAGCTCCATGAAGTTCCATCACGCACAAAAACCAGTACCACATTTACATGTAACTGATACCCCACTAACTGATGGTAGATTTTCTCTTTTGCCCCATAGTTAAGTGGCGTTTGCTCACTAGGCAGTAGGCACACCCCAAGCTAATGACAACGAGGTCCCCGGGTCAAATgtccacatgtcatacatacatatgtgGCAAAACCGCAGAAGAACAAATGCCATCCACTTATACGTGGCAAAATTGCAAATCTGACGTTTTTGTGACTAGTGGTCAAGAGGTGCCTACAAATGTTACAGGGCACAGAGATACACAAGAATGcaaaattttagctattttccATTATTCATCCCCTTGCAGTTTTCACATTCTCGattatcaaaaacaaaaaaaaaagaaagaaagaaagaataacCAAGCACCACAGCCCCATGGGTTTCATATTGACAAAAGGAAGTTCAAACATGGACTAGTATGCCACAGTACAAACGGGCCAGAAGGTTACCTCATGCTCATGCCCATGACCATGTGAGTGATCATCATGACCATCCCAAGGATGACGCATGCCCTGAaaacattattatttattaaaaagagaTGAATCAACACAACTCAAGATCGAGGAAATCGAAAGATTATATTACCAAGAGAACAGCACCGTCCTGCTTAGCCCTGTAGAAAACCCAAAACCTGTACAGACAAGACTTGGGTTATAAATGTAAACAAGTAGAAAATCCATGATATTAGAAAATCTTAGTCATAAGCAAACATCTGTAACTGTTCATAATTGGATATGCTTGAAAtgacaggaaaaaaaatggaattaaAGACAAATTTGGTTACTGTCTTGCAATGAAAGGTAGGTTACGGGTTACCTTtttaaaatgtaaattaaaacaaaatgcAAGCAAGTGTGTTAACAATGAGATTTCTATACTCATGCTGCCATGATAAGCTATTCAAGCAGAAGCTTAACAGTAGGCTGCAAATGAGCAAATGACTTCATCGAGAAGCATAAGAAAATGTCTGGCGAAGAATAGAGTGGACAAAAGAACTAAGGACAACACTATCATGCATCTTTGTAGATTGATTTTATTATAAAGTTGTGACATTCAGGCAGGACGGTACCCTCCAGTAGACCCTTGACTGGGCATGGAGCTCATATCAGATTTGCTTAATAATTATAAGTGCTTGGTTGTTTTAGTTGCCAGTGATTAGTATTAGTTGGCGATGGGTTTAATAGTACAAATCATTTATTCTCAGAGGATGTTTTTCCCCCTGAAGTGATGTTTAATGACGACCTCAAGGTGACATAGTAGTTTGTCCAAATCTCAAAGCTAGTCCCgtttcacaaatcacaatggaTACAATGGAGATACAAAcaagaataattagccatatGGTTGGTTTTCCTTATCGTGCCTAATGCTTTCTTATTCATGTGTTGTGAATAAAGGTTGCAAAACGATGAAATAACAAAACATTGGTTTGAACCAAAGGCGTTTCAAGCTAGCCAAATACTGTGATTCTTCCCAGAGTTGTGAAAAAAATGCATGGATGAAAAAGGTGGTTAAAAGCTAGCTAAAAGGAGTCTAAAATTTGCTACAGCATAATATTGTGATTCATAACCAAACTCCCGGAGAGCCTAAATCGTGAAATCAATAATGAtatgctgccgctgccgctgccgttgcCTATCCAAGAAGAAGGAGCGCGAGCACCGTTGATATCGATGACTATTCTACTCCATGAGGAAATCTTCCGATACAAAGATGAGTCCCATATGGACCAAACGAGAGGATTTGAGAGATCCCCAAATTGAGTAAACGTTTAACTGCAATCGAATTCCTCTCTAATATAACTAATCGATCGCGCACAAGCAGTAGTTGAGCAGTAGAACGAACGAATCTAGGGTCTGGTAGAGGAGGGACGGATCTCATCcggtcggcgaggatgcagGCCCAGATTTGGGGGGGAAATGGGCGAGCGAGGGATGCGTGCGGTGCGTACCACATGACGGCGCAGAGGCCCTTGCCGGCGACGGTGTGCCAGCGCTTGTTGTGGGGGATGGTGTACCCCTTGTacgtcgtgccgccgccgtgcccaccgccgcccatcgccgccgctcctctcgccgccggccacgcgctttctctctcttctcctcggATTCGGCTGCGTCTGCGTCACTGCGTGTGGGGGTGgctgggtgggtgggtgggtgacTCACCTTGGCTCACTAGTGGGCCGGAAATTAAGGCCTACTAGTGAATTGTCCTGGCGGCCCATTATTCGTGGTCCTTTTCAACCATTTGGGCCGTGGGGTTTTCAGCCTAGTTAGTTTgaggaacttttttttttatttttcacattttttaattaaaatatttacaacaatAATTTAGGCCTCTAGACGCCCTCTAGAAAGGCGATTTTTAAACGTGATACGCCTAGatttataaattttcaaaacgaaaaaaatatttttgtaaatatttatttaaaaaagtgtaaaaattttaaaaaaatcttagttTGAGTATACTAGTAACAGAAAAAAGAGATGGGGTGTTTGGACACAAATTGTgtgctccctccatttcaaattaccTGTTGGTCTAGGCTTATCAcaaatcaaacattttaatATTTAACCATCAATTTCTATATAGTTATGATTTAGCATcataagatttatattttatatccACCGTGTGAAATACtttcatataatatatattgttAAGCAAAACGgatttctaaaatttaatggTCAAAGATAGATATGTTTGATTTAGGACAAATGTAAAACAACAAATAGTCCTATATGAATTGAAAtccttcatatatattttttcgcAAAATTCCATAGAAACAAAAGAGCCCATTAATTATACCAGTCCAGTGGGAAATCAAATCATCATTGGTCGGTCCAGAGTTCACACAAGCTCACTAAAGATTCTTTCTAGAATGCCATATGATTGTGAAGAGCTTGCTTGCCTACCAGTTATCACTCTGCAACTCCAAAAGTTGAGAAGAAATAATGATAAGACATATGAATCAATTATTCAAACAATGCATGCCAGTTAGAATGCAGTGAGCCCAGCACAAGCAATGCAGATTAACCACATGTCCAAACCTCTTAACTAACTATTGTCATGTAGAAAAATCAAGCTCTTTCTTCTCCAAACCCCAATCAAAGCACATGATTCCAGTTAAGAGAGAAGAGATTGGATCAGAGAAAGGACTGGCCCCCATGTGGTGTTAATAAGAAGAAAAGCAGTGTGCATTTGACATTCAGCAATCCAGTTAGGTTTAGTTTATGACATGAGATAGATGTGTTCTTTCTCCAGTTCAAACACATTTCTTTGATCTTATGCTGAAACGTGATCCCCTCATGATCAGCAATTTCTTTGTTGTTTAGCGATACGTGTTACATCTGGGTCAAAGGATGGAAGAAGCTCCCTATGAACGGACACTGACTCCAGTTGACGTTTTTGGCTACTGATTGTTCAGCAATGGTCAGAGATTATGTCCATGTCCCCTCTTGCATCAACAAATCTCCCCCAAATTTTGGTGACAAAGTGTTATTTTGAACTGGAGGAACTGGATATAAATGTCGACAAAGGTTCATACGAATTGTGAATTTGTGCATGCATGGAAAGAAAATGTCGGCAGCTAGCTGCCCTGCTCATTTGGTTGGTTGACAGAGCAGAAAAAATTCAGTCAGTGGCAGAACTTCAGAGTTGCAGATCATGCATAGACAGTGCTAGCTTCCACTAATGTATGACATGTTCAGACATCAAATTAGTTGTAGTAATTAACTCAGCAGCATCACAAAGAGTACgtaaaaagaataagaaaatgCCATGAAACACATGTTAATTAGTGGCATCCGACAATACACCGTACAATATTGTACTCGTTTTTGCGTCAAGTCCCACAGTAGCTGTTGCCAACATTTTCAAGGATTCTTCTGCATgccaaattaattaactaaacaATTGGGATCAGTGCAAAGCTGGCTGTATTTCATTTCAGCTCGACCAACGCTAGACACATTTACAAATCAAACCTAATTAAGCTAGGAGTTCACAATGCATATGTCTGTATTCCACATTTGATGAGCAATAGGTTGGATCATGTGGCATGTACATTGCTCTAGTTTGGCATTGGGTTTGGAGCCATTTGCATCTGGTCTAGATAAGGTAGTTATTTAGGTTGCCACTCTTGTTGCCTTCTTCTCATTTCTGTTGGAAAGAAAAATTAACTTGGAAATCCCTAATGCAAGATGATTAGACAGACAACTAGGAAAATTGAGGAGATGAACATTTTTCATGCagatatatatgtaattaacCTAGATGGTAGAGTAGATCTGTAGAGTAGAGTAGTTAGATCCATGTACTTTAACCTGCCACTTGTGTTGCTGAGGAATTTTTTCATCTACTAGGTAAACCTAAGTTAGGTCAATGTACAATGCACATATATCTCCTCTCTACTAAGCTACTTCATGCATGTTGTCATGAATGCGTGTTTGATAGTAGTTTAACTTGTTTTCTTCCTAATAATTTTTGTCATTAGATGATGCAAACTAGTGCATGTTGCAGATATTTCATCTCTTGGGAGTTGCCTAAGACATACTAGAAGCTAGAAAACAAGGGGAAAAAGTTACTAATGCCACGTCAAGTATGGagaatataatgcatgcatatgtactGAAACTTAAATTAATTTGATCAGTATTTGGCCGGCACGCTTCGTATAAAtacatttcaaattttaaacacCGTACGATCGAGGGCAACTAGTCAATCAACTGGGATTATAGATTTGACGTCGTTTTGAAATACATGTACTCCAGTTGTTGCTTGCATACGGCATGAATATGCCACTcgtataatttttaattaattaattcgttTAATTAATTACTGCATTGTGCCTGACCTACCAATCATTAGTAAGATGCATCGATCACTTCTGCATCAGACCATATATATGAACAGGAATAAATAGTAGCGTGGTAGCTAGGGTCGTTATAGTTGAGTTTTGTTTACACTGTCAAGTGTCCAATGCACAGATCGATTAGTCTTTTATTCATAATTAAATAATATTCCATTTGCTTATAATCTTATTCTATAAGCCAGATGAGATAAGCATATAAACCAGAGAACACTTCATGATTGGCTAACTGGACTCAAGTTAATTCAGCACATGGTTCAGCTTTGAGTTGAACTCTTTTGCACCGTGCCACTAATTCAAATTAATATGAATATTTTAGAAT contains these protein-coding regions:
- the LOC127773273 gene encoding NADH dehydrogenase [ubiquinone] 1 beta subcomplex subunit 2, which encodes MGGGGHGGGTTYKGYTIPHNKRWHTVAGKGLCAVMWFWVFYRAKQDGAVLLGMRHPWDGHDDHSHGHGHEHEGSSSTSSSH